One stretch of Thermanaerosceptrum fracticalcis DNA includes these proteins:
- a CDS encoding transcription repressor NadR — protein MDGEKRREILLKILLNASAPVSGSRLSEELGVSRQVIVQDIALLRASGEDILATPQGYILMKSLTGRPRRVFACQHGVEGIEEELSTIVNLGGKVVDVIVEHPLYGELKGLLMLSSREEVKEYMHKYKASQAEPLSALTKGVHLHTVEAEKLEQLDRICQELKEKGFLLDEV, from the coding sequence ATGGATGGGGAAAAAAGACGGGAAATTCTTCTAAAAATACTGTTAAATGCTTCTGCGCCAGTATCGGGAAGCCGGCTCTCCGAGGAGTTGGGGGTAAGCCGTCAGGTGATCGTGCAGGATATTGCCCTCTTAAGAGCCAGTGGTGAGGATATACTGGCCACGCCCCAGGGTTACATCCTGATGAAAAGCTTAACGGGAAGGCCCCGCAGGGTTTTTGCCTGCCAGCATGGAGTTGAGGGTATCGAGGAGGAACTCAGTACCATCGTCAACCTTGGTGGAAAAGTAGTTGATGTGATCGTTGAACATCCTCTTTACGGTGAACTCAAGGGACTTTTAATGCTTTCTTCTCGGGAAGAAGTAAAGGAATACATGCACAAATATAAGGCCAGCCAAGCTGAACCTCTTTCCGCTTTGACCAAAGGAGTTCACCTGCATACGGTAGAGGCTGAAAAATTAGAACAACTGGATAGGATATGTCAGGAACTCAAAGAAAAAGGTTTTCTCCTTGATGAGGTCTGA
- a CDS encoding adaptor protein MecA, with the protein MKIKKINEDKVQIIITNQDLEERDVKKWDLMPTNPKVQELFQDLLDMAYHECGFEVEDDTQLMVEAYPLSVDSFVVVMTKVRTHHAVEHFSLFTPQQQETDEQDTDGQVERGLNQVWRFSDLETCCLACSRIVPDYVEFSALYKYNAVYYLAVGLIPESDVEVEVLLGEYGEWVPTDEVFLREHGTVIIAHAAVPNLASLVK; encoded by the coding sequence ATGAAGATCAAAAAGATCAATGAGGACAAGGTGCAGATTATCATCACAAACCAGGACCTAGAGGAGAGGGATGTGAAAAAGTGGGATTTGATGCCTACAAATCCCAAGGTTCAGGAATTGTTCCAGGACCTTTTAGATATGGCTTACCATGAATGTGGTTTTGAAGTGGAAGATGATACACAGCTGATGGTAGAAGCTTATCCCCTGTCAGTTGACAGTTTTGTGGTTGTTATGACAAAAGTCCGCACACACCATGCGGTGGAACATTTTAGCCTGTTTACCCCTCAACAGCAGGAGACAGATGAGCAGGATACCGATGGTCAGGTGGAAAGGGGACTAAACCAGGTTTGGCGATTTTCTGATTTGGAGACCTGTTGTTTAGCCTGCTCCCGGATTGTACCTGACTATGTGGAGTTTAGTGCTCTCTATAAGTATAACGCCGTATACTACCTGGCGGTTGGTCTTATTCCGGAAAGTGATGTAGAGGTAGAAGTTTTATTGGGCGAATACGGCGAATGGGTACCCACTGACGAGGTTTTCCTCCGGGAGCACGGTACCGTGATTATTGCTCATGCAGCTGTTCCCAATTTAGCCAGTCTGGTTAAGTAA
- the nth gene encoding endonuclease III, translating into MPETDKHRILEILESCYQGSTTALEFANSFQLLIATILSAQTTDNQVNKLTRKLFAQYPDAKALVQLSEEELADEIKGVGLYKNKARNILATAKILLEKYDGQVPRDREALMELPGVGRKTANVVLANAFGIPAIGVDTHVFRVANRLNLAQGRTPEQVEQQLMRAIPREKWGDAHHWLIWHGRKICKAQNPQCSRCPVNQLCPSKTEEKKEKRSGRQGG; encoded by the coding sequence ATGCCGGAAACAGACAAGCATAGAATTTTGGAGATTTTGGAAAGTTGTTATCAGGGTTCTACCACAGCCCTGGAATTTGCTAATTCTTTTCAACTTCTTATTGCTACAATCCTTTCCGCTCAAACTACGGACAACCAGGTTAATAAACTGACAAGAAAATTATTTGCCCAATACCCTGATGCTAAGGCGCTGGTACAACTCAGTGAAGAAGAGCTGGCTGATGAAATAAAAGGGGTTGGATTGTATAAAAATAAGGCCCGCAATATTCTGGCCACGGCGAAAATATTACTGGAGAAATATGATGGACAGGTTCCCCGGGACAGGGAAGCTCTGATGGAACTGCCGGGAGTAGGCCGGAAAACAGCTAATGTGGTCCTGGCTAATGCATTCGGCATCCCGGCTATCGGTGTTGATACCCATGTTTTCCGGGTAGCCAACCGTTTAAACCTGGCCCAGGGGCGGACCCCCGAACAGGTGGAACAACAGTTGATGCGAGCCATCCCCCGGGAAAAATGGGGAGATGCCCACCACTGGCTTATCTGGCATGGACGGAAAATTTGTAAAGCGCAAAATCCTCAGTGTTCACGTTGTCCGGTAAATCAACTCTGTCCAAGCAAAACAGAAGAGAAAAAAGAGAAAAGAAGTGGGAGACAGGGGGGATAA
- a CDS encoding MGDG synthase family glycosyltransferase yields the protein MVANKPIKALIFSVSIGAGHDSVAKALAQALQEERPGSEVRIVNTFQYINRVLNKVVVESYMETLRFTPKVWGYLYDQAEDGDRLVDLGQILSKVLSPKLELLLKEFNPDVILTTHAFPTGMLAVLKRRGQMNIPLAATVTDFHVHSFWIHQGPDLYFIPAPDLAYPLLQNGISQDRIKPVGIPIRSQFREKIDPGRAKYELGLALLPTVLVMGGGLGLGRIEVITRELLDDSNFQVVVVAGKNKLLHDNLNQLHNPRLKVFGFVENMAQVMGACDMIISKPGGVTTAEILALGKPLVIYSSLPGQEDRNTDYLLNKGVAIKVRKLDMLIPEIVSLWHNPLRLKHMKEMAEQLGSPFSSKLVWDNLLPLLGE from the coding sequence ATGGTTGCCAATAAACCTATTAAAGCACTGATATTTTCGGTTTCCATTGGTGCGGGACACGATTCCGTAGCCAAGGCCCTTGCTCAAGCCCTGCAGGAAGAACGGCCAGGGTCTGAGGTAAGAATTGTTAATACTTTTCAGTATATCAACCGGGTTTTGAATAAAGTTGTGGTAGAAAGTTATATGGAAACACTAAGGTTTACCCCTAAGGTATGGGGTTACCTTTATGACCAGGCGGAAGACGGAGACCGGCTGGTGGACTTGGGCCAGATTCTTTCCAAAGTTCTTTCGCCTAAACTGGAACTCCTTTTAAAGGAATTTAATCCCGATGTGATCCTGACTACCCATGCCTTTCCCACCGGAATGCTGGCCGTGTTAAAACGAAGAGGGCAAATGAACATACCCCTGGCGGCAACGGTAACTGATTTTCATGTCCATAGTTTTTGGATTCACCAGGGACCTGATCTGTACTTCATCCCGGCTCCGGACTTAGCCTATCCCCTTTTGCAAAACGGGATATCCCAGGATCGGATTAAACCTGTGGGCATACCCATTCGCAGCCAGTTCCGGGAGAAGATTGACCCTGGCAGGGCCAAGTATGAACTGGGTTTGGCCCTGCTTCCTACTGTTCTGGTAATGGGCGGCGGCCTGGGGTTAGGACGAATAGAAGTGATTACCCGGGAGCTCCTGGATGACAGCAACTTCCAGGTGGTGGTGGTAGCCGGCAAAAATAAGCTTCTCCACGATAATTTAAATCAATTACATAATCCCCGTTTAAAAGTGTTTGGTTTTGTGGAAAATATGGCCCAGGTCATGGGAGCCTGTGATATGATCATTTCTAAACCTGGAGGGGTAACTACGGCGGAAATCCTGGCCTTAGGCAAACCTCTGGTAATCTACTCTTCTTTGCCCGGACAAGAGGACCGTAATACCGACTATTTGCTAAACAAAGGCGTGGCTATCAAAGTGAGAAAACTTGATATGTTGATTCCGGAAATCGTCAGTCTCTGGCATAACCCCTTAAGGCTAAAACATATGAAAGAAATGGCTGAACAACTGGGCTCCCCTTTCTCCAGTAAACTGGTGTGGGACAATCTTTTACCTCTTTTGGGAGAATAA
- a CDS encoding 6-phosphofructokinase has protein sequence MGILGKIALLTGGGDAPGLNGVIRAIVKTVKYRYGIEEVIGFRDGFAGLVRNNYVSLNLERVSGILHRGGTILGTSNRDNPFRFPVVVNEKVTYQDVSRQALENLRALGVEVLIAIGGDGSLSIGQEFHKLGLKVIGVPKTIDNDLWATDVTFGFDTAVTTATEALDKLHTTAESHHRIMILEVMGRYAGWIALHAGMAGGADVILIPEIPYDLRKVREKIEERRKHGKLFSIIVVAEGAVEQGGDMVVAKLVEGSTDPVRLGGVGQVVADRLGELTGLETRVTVLGHLQRGGSPSAYDRILATRFGVKAAELAAQGPWGQMVALRGSEITAVPLDEAVKQLKKVDPRGEMVAAARAVGISFGV, from the coding sequence ATGGGTATTCTCGGGAAAATTGCTCTTTTAACAGGCGGTGGTGATGCGCCGGGGCTCAATGGTGTGATCAGAGCCATTGTAAAAACGGTCAAATATCGCTATGGTATTGAGGAAGTAATCGGTTTTCGCGACGGTTTTGCAGGCTTGGTAAGAAACAACTATGTTTCCCTTAACCTGGAGCGAGTTTCGGGTATCTTGCACCGGGGCGGGACGATTTTAGGTACCAGCAACCGCGACAATCCTTTTCGTTTCCCTGTTGTGGTAAACGAAAAGGTGACCTACCAGGATGTATCCCGGCAGGCCCTGGAAAATTTACGGGCCTTAGGTGTGGAAGTATTGATTGCCATCGGCGGTGACGGTAGTCTTAGTATTGGGCAGGAGTTTCATAAGCTGGGTCTCAAAGTGATTGGTGTCCCCAAGACCATTGACAACGATTTGTGGGCTACGGATGTAACCTTTGGTTTCGATACGGCCGTAACGACGGCTACAGAGGCCCTGGATAAACTCCATACCACAGCAGAGTCCCACCATCGCATCATGATTTTAGAGGTAATGGGACGTTATGCGGGCTGGATCGCTCTCCATGCGGGGATGGCGGGAGGCGCTGATGTTATTTTAATCCCCGAGATACCCTATGACCTGAGGAAAGTTAGGGAGAAGATTGAGGAGAGGCGTAAGCACGGAAAACTGTTCAGTATTATTGTGGTAGCGGAAGGAGCTGTAGAGCAGGGCGGTGACATGGTAGTGGCCAAACTGGTGGAGGGAAGTACCGACCCTGTTCGCCTGGGGGGAGTAGGTCAGGTGGTAGCTGACCGCTTAGGGGAATTAACAGGTCTGGAAACCAGGGTTACCGTGCTGGGGCATCTCCAGCGGGGAGGAAGCCCAAGCGCTTATGACCGGATCCTGGCTACCCGTTTCGGCGTCAAGGCGGCAGAGCTGGCTGCCCAGGGTCCCTGGGGCCAGATGGTAGCCCTCCGGGGAAGTGAGATTACCGCCGTGCCCCTGGATGAAGCGGTGAAACAGTTGAAAAAGGTAGATCCCCGGGGCGAAATGGTGGCAGCTGCCCGGGCTGTGGGCATCAGCTTCGGTGTTTAG
- a CDS encoding DUF503 domain-containing protein, with translation MLVCVIKIDLRLFAVSSLKEKRSIVKSLIEKTKHKFTVSIAEIGEHDVWQAAQLGLALVGNSRSLLEREMNKILDFLEAGGEVEIVSVVHEIWGY, from the coding sequence ATGCTGGTTTGTGTAATCAAAATAGACTTGCGGCTCTTTGCCGTTAGTTCTCTCAAGGAAAAACGGAGTATCGTCAAGAGTTTAATTGAGAAAACTAAACATAAATTTACTGTCTCCATTGCCGAAATAGGGGAACATGATGTCTGGCAGGCAGCCCAGTTAGGGTTAGCTCTGGTAGGGAACAGCAGAAGTCTTTTGGAAAGAGAGATGAATAAGATTCTGGATTTCCTGGAAGCCGGGGGAGAAGTGGAAATCGTCTCTGTTGTTCACGAAATCTGGGGTTATTGA
- a CDS encoding LUD domain-containing protein: MPCQNGHTVYDHWNQELSESERLQIYHKHKNSDVFLCSTNALTLDGQLINLDGSGNRVSSLIFGPKKIIVIAGVNKIVDNVESGIARVKNVVAPELYRHKNAPAPCAKTGYCINCHPPVKQCRALVILEARPRINTDFHIILVGENLGI; this comes from the coding sequence ATTCCCTGCCAAAATGGTCATACTGTCTATGACCACTGGAATCAAGAACTTAGTGAATCAGAAAGACTACAGATTTATCATAAGCACAAAAACAGTGATGTGTTTTTATGCAGCACCAATGCGCTAACTTTAGACGGCCAGTTGATAAACCTGGATGGTAGTGGTAATCGCGTAAGTTCGCTGATCTTTGGGCCGAAAAAGATAATTGTCATAGCAGGGGTCAATAAAATAGTTGATAATGTAGAAAGCGGTATTGCCAGAGTGAAAAATGTGGTTGCTCCCGAGCTTTACCGACATAAAAATGCACCTGCTCCTTGTGCTAAGACTGGCTACTGCATTAATTGCCATCCACCCGTGAAACAATGCCGTGCATTAGTGATTCTTGAAGCCCGACCTAGAATAAATACTGATTTTCACATCATCCTTGTTGGAGAAAACTTAGGAATATAA
- a CDS encoding carbon-nitrogen hydrolase family protein → MARRVTVAAVQMSPTIGAVETNISRGLAYVDEAVAKGAHIVCFPELFNTGYFCHYSHLDQRYFELAETIPGPTTEKFAHKSKEYGIYIITPIFEKAKAGYYYNSSALIGPEGEIIGRFRKAHMPWSGTGWEKYYFRPGYYFPVFKTNLAKIGIMICYDRFFPESARLLALQGAEIIFNPAGAPLALGDSWEYVLRTRANENQLFVVGVGLTGKTDEEHYEVTGRSVIINPKGEILAQMGREEGVLVTTIDLDEIDSARTVRFNHRDRRPEIYSLLTDTSQD, encoded by the coding sequence GGGGCGGTAGAGACAAATATCTCTAGAGGACTTGCCTACGTTGACGAAGCAGTAGCTAAAGGTGCCCATATAGTTTGTTTCCCCGAGCTTTTTAATACAGGTTATTTTTGTCATTATAGCCATTTAGATCAGAGATACTTCGAACTCGCTGAAACCATCCCGGGGCCCACCACTGAAAAATTCGCCCATAAATCAAAAGAGTATGGGATCTATATCATTACTCCTATTTTTGAAAAGGCAAAAGCCGGTTACTATTATAATTCTTCAGCACTCATTGGTCCTGAGGGGGAAATAATAGGAAGATTTCGTAAAGCCCACATGCCCTGGTCAGGCACCGGCTGGGAAAAATATTATTTTAGACCTGGATACTATTTTCCCGTCTTTAAGACAAACTTGGCCAAGATCGGGATTATGATTTGTTACGATAGATTTTTCCCGGAATCAGCACGTCTTTTGGCCCTCCAAGGAGCTGAGATTATTTTTAATCCTGCCGGTGCCCCCTTGGCTTTAGGCGACTCCTGGGAATACGTACTGCGTACAAGAGCCAATGAAAATCAGCTATTTGTAGTTGGCGTAGGATTAACTGGAAAAACTGATGAGGAGCACTACGAAGTTACAGGACGAAGCGTGATTATTAATCCTAAAGGAGAAATTTTAGCCCAAATGGGCCGTGAAGAAGGTGTACTTGTCACTACCATAGACCTGGATGAAATTGATTCAGCCAGGACTGTTCGTTTCAATCACCGGGATCGCAGACCAGAGATATATAGTCTTTTAACTGATACTTCCCAGGATTGA